A region of the Stieleria neptunia genome:
GGTCTCCGATCGACTGGTCAGCTCGATCGACTTCGGCCCCACCGTCTTGAACCTCGCCGGACTGGATGTCCCGCCCCACGTCCAGGGACAACCATTTTTGGGCAAAGACCTGCCGGCGGCGCGGCAATACGTTTACGGGGCCCGCGACCGGATGGACGAACGCTACGACATCATCCGCATGGTGCGCGACAAACGCTTCCGCTATCTCCGCAATTTTGAACCACTGAAAAGCTATTACCAGTACATCAACACCTGCGAGAAAGGTGCCACGATGCGTGAGTTGCGTCGCTTGCATGACGCCGGCGAGTTGACGGCCGAAGCGGAATACTATTTCTCGCCGACCAAGCCGGTCGAGGAACTCTACGATTGCGTGGCCGATCCGCACGAGGTCAACAATTTGGCGGGCGACAGTGATTATGCCGATGTGTTGAAACGAATGCGTGCAGCACAAACCGAGTGGATCGGCGAAACGGGAGACTTGGGGTTGATCCCCGAAGCGATCATTGCCGAACGAGCAAAAGAATTGGGCAGTGAATTTGCGATCCTCCGGCAGGCCGACGCGGAACGCTACAACGCGCAACTCGGTGACATCGCCGTCGCCGCTTCCAGCGGACCGTCGGCGCTCCAAAAGCTGGTCGATTCTGCCGACGACGGCGATAGCGTGATTCGCTATTGGGCGGCCACCGGCATCGGCAATCTGGGCGTGGCGGCAAAGGGAGCGGCGGTGGAACCGATGAAAAAGTTGTTGACCGATCGCTCCTCGGCGGTCCGGACCGCAGCCGCACGAGCGCTGTGCCGGATGGAGTTGCCCGATCAGGCGTTACCGGTTTTGATCCATGAAATGACCACCGGCGCCCAGTGGGAGCGGTTGCAGGCGGCCATCGTGCTGGACGAAATCGACGACCAGGCGCGGCCGGTGATCGATCCGATGCGGCAAGGATTGGAGTATCAAAAAGGCTTCAACTCCGACGGCAAGTACCGTGTTCGCGTGATGAATCGAGCCTTGAACGAACTCAACGGGACGGCGAATGTGGTGGATTGACGTTGCCAGGGGACGCACAACGCTCAGGCTCTCTCTTTGTCTTCGTATCCCGAAAGGGATAGCCAGCAAGTAGCCGGCGGTCGAGCGCAGCGACCACCGCCGGGGTCGAAACGAAGCGACAGCATGACCCCGACGCGCATCGCAGAAATCGCTGTGACCCCGTCGGGGTCAAACCGTCATTTGGTCGAGGTTTCCGGTGGTGCGCGATCGCGACCACCGGCTACTGGCTTTCACCCCTTTCGGGGTGACGCATGGCCTGCACAGCATGCCCTACCGACGGTCCAATTCGCTCAGCTTCAGCCGGACGCTCAGGATGTACGGCTGCTCGCCCTTGGTCCAATGGCCATAGGTGGTGGTGACGATGGTGTCGTCCGGCAACACTTCGACGCCGGGATAGGCGGTGTCGGCGCCTTTGGTGTTGTCGCCCAGGCGCACAAAGTATTGGCCGTCGCGGCCTTCGACAAGATCGTCCCAGGTTCCGACCCAGCCCACCCAATCGCCTTCGAAAACGCGATCTTTGCGGGATTGAACGGGCGACTGGCAACGATAGCTGATGAACAGTCTTCCGTCGGCAGTGTACTTTCCGGTGTGGCGGTCTCCGGTCAGGGCAAGCGGTACTTCCCGAGGCGACGACCACGTTTTGCCTTCGTCATCGGAGAAGATGATGTGTGAAGTCTTTCGCCGGGCGTTTTCGCGCAGCAGCACCGCCAGCCGTTTTCCGTCGGGAGAGCGGATGCAACCGGGTTCGCAAAGATGAACGTCGGAGGATTGATAAACGGACTGGGGGGCTGACCAAGTCAGGCCGCCGTCGGTGGAGAAGGTTTTGTAGAGCGTGAAGGTATCGGAGCGTTTTCCATCGGCGGCGAAGAACCGCCCGTCGTCATGGAACATCGCCAGGTAGTGGCCGGGTCCGGTCTGGAGCGCTTCGACAAATCCCATCACGACGATCCCGCCCCAATTGCCGACGGGTTTCAGCGGACTCCAATCCAGTCCATCGTTTTCCGAGACCGCCAGTCGAGCCGGATACAGCCCGGACCACATGATGATGCGTTTGGTGCCGTCGGGGCCGATCACGCGGTGAAGTGTCGGGACTTCCTTGGACGTCGACCAGTTCTCTGGGGTCGGCAATCGGTCGCTCCACGTCAGTCCGCCATCGTCACTGCGTTTGTAAACGATGCCGCCGCGGCCATGCCCTTTCGGATACACGCACAGCATCGTCTTGCCGTCTTCCAACAAACACGTGGTCGGGTGTCCGAGGTATTGCCCCGGCTCGCGATCGACGATCACCTGACGGTCGACGTCGTTGCTAAGATCAATGGTGGTCAATCGTGGTGAATCTTGGGAACGGGGTGGTTCCAAAAAACCATGTTTGACGAGGAATCGGTCCAACTGCCGGATCGAGGTTTCGTAGCTGGAATTGTCGCCGCGACCGTGGTTAAAGAATCCGTGTCCCTGGCCTTCGAATCCGACCAGTTCGCAGTCACCGCCGGCCTTTTCCATCGCCCCGCAGTACTCCTGGACCGTCCAATACGGGACCGTCGCGTCGGCTTTCCCATGGAAGATGATCGTTGGCGGAGCCTCCGCACCGATGTGGTGGATGGGCGAGAGTGCTTTGGGATCGGTGCCCATTCGTTCGGGAAGGCCGGCGACCTTTTCCGGGTCTAGCGGCGGCCGATCATCGATCCCGGCCAAGACGACGGCCGGATTGAACAGTGCCAGCGCGTCGGGGCGACTGCTGACCGACGTGTTTTCGCCGGATTCGTCCAACCCTTTGATCACGCCGGTGCACGCGGCGACGTGTCCTCCGGCTGAGCCTCCGCCGGCGACGATTCGTTCGGGATCAACACCCAGACGATCGGCCTGCTGGCGGATCCAGCGGACGGCCGATTTGCCGTCGGCGACACATTTCAGTGCCTTCGTCCCTTGGCGATTGAGAACACGATAGTCGGCCGTCATCGCGACCATACCGCGTGAAGCAAGGTACTTGCAATGCTCGACGAACTGGTTCGGCGTGCCATTTTTCCATCCGCCGCCGAAGAAGAAAACGATGGCCGAACGCCGGTCGGTCGGTTTGTGATCGGCGGGATAAAAAACGTACGCGTTCAACGACACCGGAGCCCCCTCGGCGTCCTCGGTGGTCTTGTACACCTCGACCGCCGCTCCGGCGTCGCGCATCTTTGTTTCGGTTTCTTGGTCCTGGGCCTGGAGGCCGGAATCGGGGATCGCGATGAGTGCGATCAGCACCAGAAGAACGGGAATTCTGTGGGACATGTGGGCCACCAAAGCGGGAAAGAAAACGGAAGGAGCGTGGAACACGCTGGAGGCGGGAATGGATTAGAGTATAGCCCCACCGCAGCCTCGTGTCTTCGAGCGACGCCGAGTGATCGTGCGCCTTGCTGTCGACACCAGCCTCCAACCAAAACGCCCTTCCATTCCCCTGCCCCACCGAACGCATCCGCTCATGATCCGATTCAAGAGTTTTCCGCTATTGGTTTTTCTTTTGGCGTCGTCAATTGGCTCCAATGCATCCATCGCCGAAGACCCCAGAACTGCTGCCCCGCCATCCGCCGACAAGCTCGACTTTGCCACGCCAGAGTTTTGGGAAACGCTCGACAAAAAGCCGGTGACCGACAGTTGGGAGTTTGCCGACGGGGAGGTCCGGTTGGTCCATCCGCGTGGCGGCAACGGCAGTCTTGTCAGCGGCCCGCTGCCGCCGAATTTTGAATTGTCGTGGGAATGGAAGATCGAAGAAAAAACGAACACGGGATTGAAGTACCGCGTCCGCCGGTTCGGCAGGCACCTGTTCAGCAACAACTATCTGGGGATCGAGTATCAGATCATCGACGACAAACCGACCAGTCTGGCCAAGGGCAGCACGGCGTCGATCTACGATCTGGTCGCGCCGGGGGCCGAAAAGGTGCTGCATCCGGTCGGCCAGTGGAACCAGTCCCGTGTCGTCGCCAGCGGCCATCGACTGGAACATTACTTGAACGGTCAGCTGGTTGCCGCTGCCAAGACGACCGGACCGAGTTGGGACAAGACGATCGCGCTGAGCAAGTTCTATGGTTCAGAGGATTTTGGCAGCCCCAAGCCCGGTGACCGCATCATGCTGACCGACCACGGCGGGAAAGCGGCCTATCGAAAGTTTCAGTTCACCGCCAAAGACGTCGACCCCACCGATCTCGAAACTCCGACCGCGACAGGGCCGTTTCTCGGCAATGCGATGCGCAACAGTTGGGCGGATCAAGATTCGATTGTGATCTGGACACGCACGACCGCCCGACCCGATTTCGTCGCCGATGGCAAGGAATTTGTTTCGATCTCCAGGAGCGACGCGTCAAAGCTGTCTAAAAAGACCGATCCCGAAAAACTGCTCGGCGAACAACTTCCCCAGGGCGCAACGCTTTCGCAAATGCTGGGGGCATGCCCGGGGGCGGCCGGACGCGTTCGGCTGATGTACTTTCCCGGCAAACAACGGTACGCAACCAAGACCACCGATTGGATCACGACAGGCCCCGAGAGTGACTTCACGGCCCAGTGGAAGATCGAGGGCTTGAAACCGGACACACAGTACGCCGCCATTATCGAAGCCCAGTCACTCGACGGCGACGAAACCACGGCGGTCCTCCGCGGGGCCTTTCGAACCGCACCGAAGGTCAACGCAGCAAAGGACGTCAAGTTTTGCATCACGACCTGTCATGATTTCATCCGCCGCGACGATGGGATGAAAGGCCACAAGATCTATCCGACGATGACCAAAATGCAACCGGATTTCATTGTCCACGCCGGTGACATCGAATACTACGACCAACCCGATCCCTGGGCGATGACGCTGGAATTGATGCGTTTCAAATGGGGTCGAATCTTTGCCCTGCCTAGAAACCGAGACTTCTACAGCCGAACGACCAGCTACTTTTTGAAAGACGACCACGACACGTTGAAGAATGATTGCTGGGCCGGACAAACGTATGGGTCGGTCAGTTTCGAGCAGGGGGTCAAACTGTTCAACGAAGAACAATTTCCGTCGTTAACCCCACGCTACACCAGCGTCCGGTGGGGGCGTGATCTGGAAGTCTGGTTCTTGGAAGGACGCGACTACCGCAGTCCCAATTCCATGCCGGACGGACCGGAGAAGACGATTCTGGGTGACGAGCAAAAAGAATGGCTGTTCAAAACGCTCGATGAATCGACCGCGAAATTCAAAGTGATCTGCAGCCCGACGCCTGTCGTCGGCCCCGACCGGGCGAACAAGAAGGACAATCACGCCAACGAGATCTTTGCCTACGAAGGCGATGAGATTCGCGCCAAGCTGGCGACGCTCGAGAATGTGATCGTGCTCTGTGGCGACCGCCATTGGCAATACGCGTCGTTTGACCCGGAGTCCAAGCTTTGGGAATTCGGCTGCGGCCCGGGAAGCGAGAAACATCAACTGGGCTGGAAACCCGGCGACCAGCGGCCGCAACACCGATTCCTACGCGTCGCCGGCGGATTCCTGTCCGGTGAATTGCAATACACCGGCGACGAGAAAGAGCCGCATTTGACGCTGCGGCATCACAAGGTCGACGGAGAAACCGTCAGCGAGTTTGTGTTTCCGGTCGAGGACGAGTGAAGTAGGGCACGCTGTGCGTGCCGATCCGTGGGTGTTTCGCTTTGAGCCGCTTGAGTGTGATGTGGTCAGCGGAGCGTTGTACGACGTCCTTTCGAGGTCGTCGTCGCGAGTCCAACGGACGACGGCCCGGAAGGGCCATCGTACTCGCAAAACCGGTCGCTGCGAAGCAGCGACGGTGGGCGGCTGAAGAGACCGTCCAGCTTAGGGCTAGCGCGAAACGCGACAAATCTGAATGATCTGACCGATTGGGTGAGAGGTGGTCGGCGGAGGGGTGTACGACGTCCTTTCTAGGTCGTCGCGCAGAGCCCCACGGGCGACGGCCCGGAAGGGCCATCGTACATCAGAAAAGCGATCGTCTTAAGCTGGACGGTCTCTGAAGCCTGCACACCAACACTCCCCCCCGTGCCATGCTCAGGTCTTAGCCGTCCAACCGTTCGCGGATGAAGGTCGGTTTGGGGGTTCCGCGTCCTTTGCGGTCACAGCGAAAGAATTCGGAAACGTATCGCACCGGCGTTTTCTTTTCGGGGACTTTGAAACGGTCACCTTTTTGCAGCACGGGGCGTGTCTCGTCCATGCGTCCGAATTGTCGGGTCCCGGCAGCTTGACAGGGATACCAGTGCCCGTTTCCATCGGCGTCTTCGAGATAGAACTCGGGATAGCAGTGATCGGGAATCCAGACGACACGTGCGGGAATTTTCAAGTTGCGACAAATCGCGACGAACAAACTGGTCATTTCTTCGCAGTCGCCTTTGCCCTCTTTCAGCGCCAACGAGGCGTTTTTCAGATCGCCTTCGACGTACTGCACTTTGTCGCGGACGTAGTCATAGGCTAGTTCCACGCGCCGCCAATCGTTGTCCGCTTCCATCTGTGCAACTTCATTCGCTGCCTCGCGAATCGAGCGGTGCGAGGCATCGATGAAGGGACTGTTGCCGGTGTAAAGTTTCAGATCGCGTGAAAGTCGTTTGGGAATCACCAGCGTCGACGTGTCATCCGGGGGCAGGATGCGCGAACGCTGAATATCGACGTCGATGGTGAATTCGACCGTCGATCCGGCAGCGACGCGCGGCATTTGCAAGACGACCTGTTTCGTGCCTCCGCCCAACTCGCGCACCTCCCAACGTGTGACTTGGGGGGCGATGTTCTGATTCCGCACCGTGACCGTTTGTTCGGGCCAGTCGGTGGGCACGGGAAAGGTCGCCAGGACGTTGGTGCAGGTCACCGGTGTGGTCAAGACCAGACCGATCCGCCAATGGGTCATCGGCTGTTCTTCGTACACCAGTGCCTGGGCGTTGGCCGACGAGCCAACAAGGGAATCGATCGAGCCGACGGCTGCGGCGCCCCACAGCGCCGAGCGTTTCATCCAAGCTCGCCGAAGGATCGAATCGTTAAATCGCATGGAATTGCCTAGGGATGTGCCGGTCGGGAATGGGTATCTGCCTACGAAGGATCGATCGGAACAATCAGTGGGATAGGCTTCCAGCCTGTCATGGCGAAAACGACAGGCTGGAAGCCGATCCCACAATCTATTCCCGTCACTTGTTGTTCCGAAGTTCCTAAGAGTAGTCTGAACGATAAAATGCACGAAACGCAAACGTGTGGGGATCCCCGTGCCTGTCCCACCCGCTTGCGTCTCGTGCGTTGGTCGTTGGTCGATTTGATGGCTGGATCAGTTGAATACCGGTTCAGTTGACCGCTCGGGCTCCGTCCGGTAGCGGTTCCTCATAGATGATTCGATCGCCATCGGCGTCGACTCGGTAGCCGACATCGGGATATCCCCAGTAGTTTGCCCGGTAGCCTTGGCTGTCGGTCGGGCGGGGTTGCCAAGCGCCGCTGTACGGTTGAATGTAGCCCTGGCCGTTGACGATTCCACCCTGGGCCGCACCGTAGCCGGGGGGGCAGCAATAGGGATCCGCCGGGTAGGCGCTCATCGTTCGGGCCGCCGGGGCATAGCCGGTCGCGCAGGGATCCGGATTGCATCCGTAACCGGCCGCCGGCGGGGTGTAACGGGGTTGAGCCGCCAGGGGTTGGTTGCAGGTCGGTTGGGCCGCTGCCAGCGGAGCTTGCCTGCGGAGCGGAGTGGACAATCGCGTGCACAAGCCGCAGTTTGCCCCGCGACCGAAAAAGAAGTTTCGGAACGGCGTGCAGCCCGAAGTCGTCGTTACGACGGCGACAGTCATTGCGACTAGAATAATACGATTGTTCATTGGAGATTCCGCGATTTGCACAGGGAGCGTATTCGTTGGTCTCGGATCGAGAACCACACAAAACTAGGACGCTCTGAATGATGTGCAAACGCAACATCGTTTTTTTTCAGCAACAATTTGTTGCGTCCGGTAAGACGCTAGTTCTCACCCACCCGCCTTTGATCCCACCTCAAGCCATATGATGCGGATGTTCCCGTCAATCCGAATCTTCGTGTTGCTCGTCTGCGTCGCGATGCCCGTTGTGTGCATGGATGATCATGTCGCGGCAACCGACCACGAAGCGATCGCCGATGTCGTCGAACACACGATCGACTCGCCCGAGCCGAATGAATCGGATCCCTTGCCCCTGATCGCGGCGCACGGTGATCACGAGGAAGCGGCGGTGGCCGACTTTTTGGCCTCAAGCGAATGTTGCGTTTGTGATTCCGATCGAGTCTTCCTGATTTCGACCCGTCACCTCACCGCGGATGCCTGTCGCGCCCCGTTGGTCGAAATTCCCTTTCGGATGTGGCGAATCGATTGTGGATCGACCTGCGAGATCAACCAGAACGACTACCTGGCCTCGCTCTCCCCCGATCGTCCCGTCGTTTTCTATGTCCACGGCAACCGAATGCCGGTGCGCGAAGTCGTCAGCCGATCGGCCATGATTCGAAACCGGATCCGAATGCGTGGCGCACGCGGTCCGATTGATTGGATGATCTACAGTTGGCCGAGTGAAAAGGAATTGATCGGCGTCCAAGATTTTCGACTCAAGGCAGACCGCTGTGATGCACAAGGGCTCTACTTGGCTTCGTTTTTGCGCCAGCACGTCCAGGCCTGTGTTCCAATGGCAATGATCGGATACAGCTTCGGGGCGCGGGTGACCACCGGGGCACTTCACGCCCTGGCCGGGGGAACACTTTCGGGGCGACAATTGCCCGAGCCTGCGTTGACGGGTGCAAACGTTCGCGTCGGTTTGGTGGCGCCCGCGATCGAGTCGAAATGGCTTGGCGGCAATGGTTACCATCGCTGTGCGACCAAAAACATGGACGAACTGGTGTTGCTCTACAACCGACGTGACGTGGTGCTGAAACGCTATTGGTTGTTGGAAAAGATTCGCCGCGACACGGCGCTGGGGTACAGCGGGCCGACCGTTTTTGCCTCACGCGTCGACGGCACGCGACTGCCCGTTCGCTCGCGCGATTGCGCCTCGATCGTCAAACTCCGCCACTCGGAACTGGACTACTATCAAGGCGGTTGCAACGCCGGAGTCGATATGGCGAGGCTGATCAATGGCATCCGACAAATCAGTTTCTGATTCCCCACGTCCGATCGAGCCAGACCCTGCACGTCTGGCGTACCACAACGGATCGTGGATCAATGGTGATGACCTCTGTTTGTCCTCACGAGACCCCGCGGTCACTCAAGCGGTGACGGCCGTCGAACGCATCCGATGCTACAACGGGCGTTTATTTGAACTCGACCGGCACTTGGATCGTTGGCAACGGACCACCGAGGCCTTGGCAATCTCCGGTCTCCCTTCCCGCCAATCGCTGTCGCAATTGATTGACGAAGTCATTCAGCGGAACGGGTCATGGTTCAAGACGCAAAAAGAATTCGGCGTCTTGTGGTTCGCGTCACCCGGAACGACCGATGCACCGACCCTGGTGATCGATCTGTACCCGATCGACTCGGCATTGGTGCAGCGGCGAACACGATCGGGCAGCCCCCTGGTCGTCACGTCGGTCCAGCAGCCGCCGAGTGCCTGTTGGTCACGCAACATCAAGGTGCGCTGTCGATTGCACTACTACCTGGCCGATCGGCAGGCACGTCGATTGGATCCCCAAGCACTCGGCGTCTTACTGGATTCTGATGGCACGGTCACCGAAACCAGCCTCGCCAACTTGTTGATCGTCCAAGGTGGCGGGCTGATTTCGCCAGCGCGCGATCAAGTCTTGCAGGGCGTTTCGCTGCAAGTCGTGCGTCATCTGGCCGACACGTTGGGGGTGTCCTGGCTGGAGCGACGCATCGATCCCGATGAATTGCGGGCCGCTGACGAAGTCCTGTTGACCGGCACCAGTTGTGGCATCTGGTTTGCCAACTCGATCGACGGATCCCCCCAGCGGCCGCCCGGACCTGTCTATCAAGCATTGCGGTCTGGTTTCGACGCCTACGTGGCGAACCGCTGAGCTGGATTCAGCGGTCTCGATCTGGCAACGCCGAATTTTTCTGAAATCGTGCGCAGGAAATCTGCTCCCGCCGGTTAGTCATTCCCGAACGCGTCAAACATCGTGTCGGACGCCACTTGTTTTCGCCAGACCGCTGGCAAGCCATTCGGAGCAAAACACCATGCACAGCAAGCGAAATCGATTGACAAACGGAATTTTGGGCCTGATCATTGCCGTCGGACTCATCGTCGGCTCGGCATCCAACGCATCCGCTGCCGTGTTTAGCGGGGAGCAGCAACTGACGGTGAAGAACGACGGAATTGCGTCGCTCGACTATTGGCTGTACGACGATCGTTACAACGTCTCGGTCTTTCAATCGCTCGAAACCCCGTTGAACGCCATCGGCACACCGATCGGTCCCGGGATGGGCACCCTGCTGCGGATGGCCGACGAGACCGATTTCCAGTCCCTTCTTTATATCTTGGATCAGGGACCAAGTTGAAGGCATTCGGGCGAAATCATTCTGGCGAAATGAATGCGTGAGAACTGCTGGTGGGGCCAACATGGTTACAATGGCCACTTGGTTTCCGTGACACCTCAAACTAGCCAGAAGATCAAATGGTTTTGCGTCTGTTGTTCGTCGGGTTCGTCGCCTGGATCGTCTCATTTCCGGCCCGCGGGACCGCAGCCGATCGCGTTGAGTTCGTCCGTGACGTCTATCCCATCTTGGAAACCTACTGCGTCGGCTGTCACACCGCCGATGATCCGCAGGGTGGACTCGTGCTGGAGCACTATGCCGGGTTGGCCAAGGGGGGCGAAACCGGAGTCGCCGTCACGCCGGGCGTGCCGGCCAGCAGCCGATTGCTGATGATGGTCCGTGGCGAAGTCGAACCGGTGATGCCGCCCGACGATGCCGCCGGCCCCGACGAACGTGAACTGGAAATCCTCGCGCGATGGATCGAACAGGGCGCCGCCGGACCACAAGGCGAGATGCCGGTCAAACGCGAACTGCGGACGCCCTCGATCAAGCCGTCTCCCGGCGTCGTCGCTCCGATCACCGCGATCGCCCGTTCAGCTGACGGACGGGTTACCGCGCGCGCTTCCTATGGACGAATCGAAATCGAGCATGCCTCGCGGGATTCGGAGACGAATGAGAAAACGGAAATCTCGGATGAGGACCTTGGAAAGATCAACTCGTTAACGTTTTCTTCGGATGCGACGCATGTGTTGGCCGCTTCGGGTCTGACCG
Encoded here:
- a CDS encoding sulfatase-like hydrolase/transferase, with the protein product MFRLFLPSCFVACCVSVSLASDSRPNVLWLSCEDISAHLGCYGDPHAITPNIDQLAGEGVRYTHAFTTAGVCAPCRSGIITGMYQTTLGTHHMRCTATLPDSIRPFPRYLRDAGYFCTNNSKQDYQFKTPRDTWDVSSGKAHWRDRGDDATPFFSVFNFTGCHESGIASKSKYESVTEVLTDDQRQDPAALQLPPYYCDTPVTREDWKRNYELITAMDHWVGKLIGQLKDDGLYENTIIMFWSDHGVGLPRAKRWLYDSGTHIPLVVRIPKAYRVDGQGTPGQVSDRLVSSIDFGPTVLNLAGLDVPPHVQGQPFLGKDLPAARQYVYGARDRMDERYDIIRMVRDKRFRYLRNFEPLKSYYQYINTCEKGATMRELRRLHDAGELTAEAEYYFSPTKPVEELYDCVADPHEVNNLAGDSDYADVLKRMRAAQTEWIGETGDLGLIPEAIIAERAKELGSEFAILRQADAERYNAQLGDIAVAASSGPSALQKLVDSADDGDSVIRYWAATGIGNLGVAAKGAAVEPMKKLLTDRSSAVRTAAARALCRMELPDQALPVLIHEMTTGAQWERLQAAIVLDEIDDQARPVIDPMRQGLEYQKGFNSDGKYRVRVMNRALNELNGTANVVD
- a CDS encoding alpha/beta hydrolase fold domain-containing protein; protein product: MLIALIAIPDSGLQAQDQETETKMRDAGAAVEVYKTTEDAEGAPVSLNAYVFYPADHKPTDRRSAIVFFFGGGWKNGTPNQFVEHCKYLASRGMVAMTADYRVLNRQGTKALKCVADGKSAVRWIRQQADRLGVDPERIVAGGGSAGGHVAACTGVIKGLDESGENTSVSSRPDALALFNPAVVLAGIDDRPPLDPEKVAGLPERMGTDPKALSPIHHIGAEAPPTIIFHGKADATVPYWTVQEYCGAMEKAGGDCELVGFEGQGHGFFNHGRGDNSSYETSIRQLDRFLVKHGFLEPPRSQDSPRLTTIDLSNDVDRQVIVDREPGQYLGHPTTCLLEDGKTMLCVYPKGHGRGGIVYKRSDDGGLTWSDRLPTPENWSTSKEVPTLHRVIGPDGTKRIIMWSGLYPARLAVSENDGLDWSPLKPVGNWGGIVVMGFVEALQTGPGHYLAMFHDDGRFFAADGKRSDTFTLYKTFSTDGGLTWSAPQSVYQSSDVHLCEPGCIRSPDGKRLAVLLRENARRKTSHIIFSDDEGKTWSSPREVPLALTGDRHTGKYTADGRLFISYRCQSPVQSRKDRVFEGDWVGWVGTWDDLVEGRDGQYFVRLGDNTKGADTAYPGVEVLPDDTIVTTTYGHWTKGEQPYILSVRLKLSELDRR
- a CDS encoding family 16 glycoside hydrolase encodes the protein MIRFKSFPLLVFLLASSIGSNASIAEDPRTAAPPSADKLDFATPEFWETLDKKPVTDSWEFADGEVRLVHPRGGNGSLVSGPLPPNFELSWEWKIEEKTNTGLKYRVRRFGRHLFSNNYLGIEYQIIDDKPTSLAKGSTASIYDLVAPGAEKVLHPVGQWNQSRVVASGHRLEHYLNGQLVAAAKTTGPSWDKTIALSKFYGSEDFGSPKPGDRIMLTDHGGKAAYRKFQFTAKDVDPTDLETPTATGPFLGNAMRNSWADQDSIVIWTRTTARPDFVADGKEFVSISRSDASKLSKKTDPEKLLGEQLPQGATLSQMLGACPGAAGRVRLMYFPGKQRYATKTTDWITTGPESDFTAQWKIEGLKPDTQYAAIIEAQSLDGDETTAVLRGAFRTAPKVNAAKDVKFCITTCHDFIRRDDGMKGHKIYPTMTKMQPDFIVHAGDIEYYDQPDPWAMTLELMRFKWGRIFALPRNRDFYSRTTSYFLKDDHDTLKNDCWAGQTYGSVSFEQGVKLFNEEQFPSLTPRYTSVRWGRDLEVWFLEGRDYRSPNSMPDGPEKTILGDEQKEWLFKTLDESTAKFKVICSPTPVVGPDRANKKDNHANEIFAYEGDEIRAKLATLENVIVLCGDRHWQYASFDPESKLWEFGCGPGSEKHQLGWKPGDQRPQHRFLRVAGGFLSGELQYTGDEKEPHLTLRHHKVDGETVSEFVFPVEDE
- a CDS encoding transglutaminase-like domain-containing protein, translating into MRFNDSILRRAWMKRSALWGAAAVGSIDSLVGSSANAQALVYEEQPMTHWRIGLVLTTPVTCTNVLATFPVPTDWPEQTVTVRNQNIAPQVTRWEVRELGGGTKQVVLQMPRVAAGSTVEFTIDVDIQRSRILPPDDTSTLVIPKRLSRDLKLYTGNSPFIDASHRSIREAANEVAQMEADNDWRRVELAYDYVRDKVQYVEGDLKNASLALKEGKGDCEEMTSLFVAICRNLKIPARVVWIPDHCYPEFYLEDADGNGHWYPCQAAGTRQFGRMDETRPVLQKGDRFKVPEKKTPVRYVSEFFRCDRKGRGTPKPTFIRERLDG
- a CDS encoding alpha/beta hydrolase family protein — translated: MFPSIRIFVLLVCVAMPVVCMDDHVAATDHEAIADVVEHTIDSPEPNESDPLPLIAAHGDHEEAAVADFLASSECCVCDSDRVFLISTRHLTADACRAPLVEIPFRMWRIDCGSTCEINQNDYLASLSPDRPVVFYVHGNRMPVREVVSRSAMIRNRIRMRGARGPIDWMIYSWPSEKELIGVQDFRLKADRCDAQGLYLASFLRQHVQACVPMAMIGYSFGARVTTGALHALAGGTLSGRQLPEPALTGANVRVGLVAPAIESKWLGGNGYHRCATKNMDELVLLYNRRDVVLKRYWLLEKIRRDTALGYSGPTVFASRVDGTRLPVRSRDCASIVKLRHSELDYYQGGCNAGVDMARLINGIRQISF
- a CDS encoding aminotransferase class IV, translating into MASDKSVSDSPRPIEPDPARLAYHNGSWINGDDLCLSSRDPAVTQAVTAVERIRCYNGRLFELDRHLDRWQRTTEALAISGLPSRQSLSQLIDEVIQRNGSWFKTQKEFGVLWFASPGTTDAPTLVIDLYPIDSALVQRRTRSGSPLVVTSVQQPPSACWSRNIKVRCRLHYYLADRQARRLDPQALGVLLDSDGTVTETSLANLLIVQGGGLISPARDQVLQGVSLQVVRHLADTLGVSWLERRIDPDELRAADEVLLTGTSCGIWFANSIDGSPQRPPGPVYQALRSGFDAYVANR